The proteins below are encoded in one region of Roseofilum capinflatum BLCC-M114:
- a CDS encoding VOC family protein, producing the protein MHHVSIRTGNIHQAIAFYEILGFEVTERFTTGMTLACWLEGLGGRIELIQIPEPRPAADAFGDEHYTGYYHLSFDLSDRASDLPSWLQELQQKVTACPDLPPLKILLAPMQQMIGNQVYEVAFIADRDGLPLEFLRRL; encoded by the coding sequence ATGCACCATGTTTCAATTCGCACGGGTAATATCCATCAGGCGATCGCCTTTTATGAGATCCTCGGATTTGAGGTGACTGAGCGCTTTACCACAGGGATGACCTTGGCTTGTTGGCTGGAAGGGTTGGGAGGACGGATTGAGTTAATCCAAATTCCTGAACCTCGTCCGGCGGCTGATGCGTTTGGGGATGAGCATTATACTGGATATTATCATTTATCGTTTGATTTAAGCGATCGCGCCTCGGATTTACCAAGCTGGTTACAGGAGTTACAGCAAAAAGTGACGGCTTGTCCCGATCTTCCTCCCCTAAAAATATTATTGGCTCCCATGCAACAAATGATTGGCAATCAGGTTTATGAGGTGGCCTTTATTGCCGATCGGGATGGCTTACCCCTGGAATTTTTACGCCGGTTATAG
- a CDS encoding TIGR02652 family protein, giving the protein MINPTFQYPVFGPEIQCPHCRQTIPALTLTDTYLCPRHGAFESDPKTKELLHIQSGRHWRLWKDQWYRQHTHPDGIRFEIHEALDRLYTQGYRATKIIIARRYQDLIYAYLERNSAWRNGEDAQTPKLYGLPVEFSPDPSQEPCWEVINFDLDKEPGAPVRYPYFRLFE; this is encoded by the coding sequence ATGATCAACCCCACGTTTCAATATCCTGTTTTTGGGCCAGAGATACAGTGTCCTCACTGTCGTCAAACCATTCCAGCGTTGACGCTGACGGATACCTATCTTTGTCCTCGTCATGGCGCGTTTGAATCTGATCCAAAGACGAAGGAGTTACTCCATATCCAGTCTGGCCGTCATTGGCGACTCTGGAAAGACCAATGGTATCGACAACATACCCATCCCGATGGAATTCGCTTTGAGATCCATGAGGCTTTAGACCGGCTTTATACTCAAGGGTATCGGGCAACTAAAATTATTATTGCTCGGCGCTATCAGGACTTAATTTATGCCTATTTGGAGCGCAATTCAGCTTGGCGCAATGGGGAAGATGCCCAAACGCCTAAATTATATGGGTTGCCGGTTGAATTTAGTCCCGATCCCTCCCAAGAACCCTGTTGGGAGGTGATTAATTTTGACTTGGATAAGGAACCGGGCGCACCGGTACGTTATCCCTATTTCCGTTTGTTTGAATAG
- a CDS encoding gamma carbonic anhydrase family protein has translation MFPTYWEAPDTSSAAFIAANATLVGNLQLGLGSSVWYGAVVRADVERIEIGAYSNIQDGAILHGDPGKPTILEEYVTVGHRAVIHSAQIGRGSLIGIGAIVLDGVTVGEGSIVGAGAVVTKDVAPFSLVVGMPAKRSREVTQEEADHLIEHAQKYYQLALVHANQGTDLGFTESL, from the coding sequence ATGTTTCCTACCTACTGGGAAGCCCCAGACACCTCTTCTGCGGCGTTTATTGCTGCGAATGCCACCCTAGTGGGCAATCTTCAATTGGGCTTAGGCTCTAGTGTCTGGTATGGGGCAGTGGTGCGGGCAGATGTCGAGCGTATCGAGATTGGAGCCTATAGCAATATTCAAGATGGAGCCATTTTACATGGCGATCCGGGTAAGCCGACGATTCTAGAAGAGTATGTCACGGTGGGCCATCGGGCGGTGATCCATAGCGCTCAGATCGGGCGAGGATCGTTAATTGGTATTGGCGCAATTGTTCTTGATGGGGTAACGGTGGGTGAAGGGTCGATTGTCGGTGCAGGTGCAGTAGTCACTAAGGATGTGGCTCCCTTTTCCCTGGTGGTGGGAATGCCTGCCAAGCGATCGCGGGAAGTCACCCAAGAAGAAGCGGATCATTTAATCGAACATGCTCAGAAGTATTATCAGTTAGCCCTTGTTCATGCTAATCAGGGTACAGATTTAGGCTTCACAGAGTCCTTATAG
- the coaE gene encoding dephospho-CoA kinase (Dephospho-CoA kinase (CoaE) performs the final step in coenzyme A biosynthesis.) — translation MSRKQAQIGITGGIATGKSTVTEYLEKRYGLPVFDADVYAREAVKPESPIFERVVQRYGESIQLPEGGLNRQQLGEIVFKNSTERQWLEEQIHPYVRDRLYTILNQSSPQDTLVFSIPLLFEAQMSDLVEEIWVVYCSEEQQLKRLMQRNQLTLEQAQMRIDSQMPLAQKCQKADRLLNNSSTQSQLWVQIDRILESSKL, via the coding sequence ATGAGTCGAAAACAAGCGCAAATTGGAATTACTGGAGGAATTGCGACGGGAAAAAGTACGGTGACTGAATATCTGGAAAAACGCTATGGTTTGCCGGTGTTTGATGCGGATGTTTATGCGCGGGAAGCGGTAAAACCGGAATCGCCGATTTTTGAGCGCGTTGTGCAACGATATGGGGAGTCGATTCAGTTACCGGAGGGGGGATTAAATCGCCAGCAGTTGGGGGAGATTGTGTTTAAGAACTCCACAGAGCGACAGTGGTTAGAGGAGCAAATTCATCCCTATGTGCGCGATCGCCTCTACACTATCCTTAACCAATCCTCTCCCCAGGATACCCTCGTCTTCTCCATTCCCCTCCTGTTTGAAGCCCAGATGAGCGATCTGGTCGAGGAAATTTGGGTGGTGTACTGCTCTGAGGAACAACAACTCAAGCGGTTGATGCAGCGCAATCAGTTAACCTTAGAACAGGCACAGATGAGAATCGACAGTCAAATGCCTTTAGCGCAAAAATGCCAAAAAGCCGATCGCCTGTTAAACAATAGCTCGACTCAATCCCAGTTATGGGTGCAAATCGATCGCATCCTGGAGTCCTCGAAGCTATAA